A DNA window from Janibacter sp. A1S7 contains the following coding sequences:
- the dnaK gene encoding molecular chaperone DnaK translates to MARAVGIDLGTTNSAVAVLEGGEPTIIANAEGGRTTPSVVAFSKGGEVLAGEVAKRQAVTNADRTLRSVKRHIGTDWTSDDIDGKKYTAQEISARTLQKLKRDAEAYLGEDVTDAVVTVPAYFDDHERQATKEAGEIAGLNVLRIVNEPTAAALAYGLDKGKEDELILVFDLGGGTFDVSLLEVGKDPEDGFSTIQVRATSGDNQLGGDDWDERIVDHLLTQVKNNTGVDLANDKIAMQRLRDAAEQAKKELSSASTTSINLQYLSMGDNGPIHLDESLSRANFEKMTKDLLDRTKQPFENVIKDAGVSLSDIDHVVLVGGSTRMPAVSELVTEMTKKDPNKGVNPDEVVALGAALQAGVLKGERKDVLLIDVTPLSLGIETKGGLFTKLIERNTAIPTKRSEVFSTAEDNQPSVLIQVFQGEREIAQQNKNLGTFELSGIAPAPRGVPQVEVTFDIDANGIVNVSAKDRGTGQEQKITISGGSALSKEEIDRMVKEAEAHADEDAKRREETEARNTAENLVYSTEKFLTESGEKLTDEQRKPVDDALADLKEAIKPESEISVEDLNAKVDTLNEESQKMGAALYAASAEEEQAGGGTPGADAGGDQGSAEGDDDIVDAEVVDDESDTEEKK, encoded by the coding sequence ATGGCCCGTGCCGTTGGCATCGACCTCGGAACCACCAACTCTGCCGTCGCCGTCCTCGAGGGTGGCGAGCCCACGATCATCGCGAACGCCGAGGGTGGTCGCACCACCCCGTCCGTCGTCGCCTTCTCCAAGGGCGGCGAGGTCCTCGCCGGTGAGGTCGCGAAGCGTCAGGCCGTGACGAACGCCGACCGCACCCTCCGCTCCGTCAAGCGCCACATCGGCACGGACTGGACCTCGGACGACATCGACGGCAAGAAGTACACCGCGCAGGAGATCTCCGCGCGCACCCTGCAGAAGCTCAAGCGCGACGCCGAGGCCTACCTCGGTGAGGACGTCACCGACGCGGTCGTCACCGTCCCCGCCTACTTCGACGACCACGAGCGCCAGGCCACCAAGGAGGCCGGCGAGATCGCGGGCCTGAACGTCCTGCGCATCGTCAACGAGCCCACCGCGGCTGCGCTGGCCTACGGGCTGGACAAGGGCAAGGAGGACGAGCTCATCCTCGTCTTCGACCTCGGTGGCGGTACCTTCGACGTCTCCCTGCTCGAGGTCGGCAAGGACCCCGAGGACGGCTTCTCCACCATCCAGGTGCGCGCCACCTCCGGTGACAACCAGCTCGGTGGTGACGACTGGGACGAGCGGATCGTCGACCACCTGCTGACCCAGGTCAAGAACAACACCGGCGTGGACCTGGCCAACGACAAGATCGCCATGCAGCGTCTGCGTGACGCCGCGGAGCAGGCCAAGAAGGAGCTGTCCTCCGCGTCGACCACGTCGATCAACCTGCAGTACCTGAGCATGGGCGACAACGGTCCCATCCACCTGGACGAGTCGCTCTCCCGTGCCAACTTCGAGAAGATGACCAAGGACCTGCTCGACCGCACGAAGCAGCCCTTCGAGAACGTCATCAAGGACGCCGGCGTCTCCCTCTCCGACATCGACCACGTGGTCCTCGTCGGTGGCTCGACCCGCATGCCCGCGGTCAGCGAGCTCGTCACGGAGATGACCAAGAAGGACCCGAACAAGGGCGTCAACCCGGACGAGGTCGTCGCGCTCGGCGCGGCCCTGCAGGCCGGCGTCCTCAAGGGTGAGCGCAAGGACGTCCTGCTCATCGACGTCACCCCGCTGTCCCTGGGCATCGAGACCAAGGGTGGCCTGTTCACCAAGTTGATCGAGCGCAACACGGCCATCCCGACCAAGCGCTCCGAGGTCTTCTCCACCGCCGAGGACAACCAGCCCTCGGTCCTCATCCAGGTCTTCCAGGGTGAGCGTGAGATCGCCCAGCAGAACAAGAACCTCGGCACCTTCGAGCTCTCCGGCATCGCGCCGGCACCGCGCGGTGTGCCGCAGGTCGAGGTCACCTTCGACATCGACGCCAACGGCATCGTCAATGTCTCCGCCAAGGACCGCGGCACCGGCCAGGAGCAGAAGATCACCATCTCCGGCGGCTCCGCGCTGTCGAAGGAGGAGATCGACCGCATGGTCAAGGAGGCCGAGGCCCACGCGGACGAGGACGCCAAGCGCCGTGAGGAGACCGAGGCACGCAACACCGCGGAGAACCTCGTCTACTCCACGGAGAAGTTCCTCACCGAGTCCGGCGAGAAGCTGACCGACGAGCAGCGCAAGCCCGTCGACGACGCCCTGGCCGACCTCAAGGAGGCCATCAAGCCCGAGTCCGAGATCAGCGTCGAGGACCTGAACGCAAAGGTCGACACCCTCAACGAGGAGAGCCAGAAGATGGGCGCCGCCCTCTACGCGGCCTCCGCCGAGGAGGAGCAGGCCGGTGGCGGGACCCCGGGTGCCGACGCCGGTGGCGACCAGGGCTCCGCCGAGGGTGACGACGACATCGTCGACGCCGAGGTCGTCGACGACGAGTCCGACACCGAGGAGAAGAAGTGA
- a CDS encoding spermidine synthase: MRRFEELAWSETPRGEISLRRRIEPTLKVDVYEVKLGDEFLMSSLFTVAEVELARLGLAQAKGDQLDVVVGGLGLGCTARAALEVPRVRSLVVVDAMAEVIDWHERELLPESRQLVRDPRTRLLHDDFFALAASEEGLDPQAPGRTFDAVLLDIDHTPHHLLHPDHAPFYTVDGLRRLRSHLRSDGVFALWSDDPPDEQFGALLEQVFDRVDAHVVGFDNFLTGGESSNTVYVAR, from the coding sequence ATGCGACGATTCGAGGAACTGGCCTGGAGCGAGACGCCACGGGGGGAGATCAGCCTGCGCCGGCGGATCGAGCCGACGCTCAAGGTCGATGTCTACGAGGTGAAGCTCGGCGACGAGTTCCTCATGTCCAGCCTCTTCACGGTCGCCGAGGTCGAGCTGGCCCGGCTGGGCCTGGCGCAGGCGAAGGGCGACCAGCTGGACGTCGTCGTCGGCGGCCTCGGCCTCGGCTGCACCGCGAGGGCGGCCCTGGAGGTCCCGCGGGTGCGCTCGTTGGTCGTCGTCGACGCCATGGCCGAGGTCATCGACTGGCACGAGCGCGAGTTGCTGCCGGAGTCCCGGCAGCTGGTGCGGGACCCGCGCACCCGGTTGCTCCACGACGACTTCTTCGCGCTGGCCGCATCCGAGGAGGGGCTCGACCCGCAGGCTCCCGGGCGCACCTTCGACGCCGTGCTGCTGGACATCGACCACACGCCGCACCACCTGTTGCATCCGGACCACGCGCCGTTCTACACGGTGGACGGGCTGCGCCGTCTGCGTTCGCACCTCAGGTCCGACGGTGTCTTCGCGCTCTGGTCGGACGACCCGCCGGACGAGCAGTTCGGCGCGCTGCTCGAGCAGGTCTTCGACCGGGTGGACGCGCACGTGGTCGGCTTCGACAACTTCCTCACCGGTGGGGAGTCGAGCAACACCGTCTACGTGGCCCGCTGA
- a CDS encoding GAF and ANTAR domain-containing protein, whose amino-acid sequence MNDEDETVLFATIARDLASETSEQGVLDAVVDMAVDLVPGCDDAGIMLLTKRQKVATPAATSQRVRDSDDAQAEFGEGPCYDASHAQEARNQAFHCPSTRTDTRWPRYLPRARELGVGGMLGFQLFNHQHTFGALNLYSDREHALGVVSESRGWVLASHAAVALTAARTSRQLHAALENARTIGQAVGMVRARYDMSEEQATSVLLRMSQENNVKMSDLAESVVTRGDLSG is encoded by the coding sequence ATGAACGACGAGGACGAGACGGTGCTTTTCGCGACCATCGCGAGGGATCTGGCCAGCGAGACCTCCGAGCAGGGCGTGCTCGACGCCGTCGTGGACATGGCCGTGGACCTGGTGCCCGGGTGCGACGACGCCGGGATCATGCTCCTGACCAAGCGGCAGAAGGTCGCGACGCCTGCCGCCACCAGCCAGCGGGTGCGCGACTCCGACGATGCCCAGGCAGAGTTCGGCGAGGGACCGTGCTACGACGCCTCGCACGCTCAGGAGGCGCGCAACCAGGCCTTCCACTGCCCGTCGACGAGGACCGACACCCGGTGGCCCCGGTACCTGCCCCGTGCGCGTGAGCTCGGGGTCGGGGGCATGCTCGGCTTCCAGCTGTTCAACCACCAGCACACGTTCGGCGCGCTGAACCTCTACAGCGACCGGGAGCACGCCCTCGGCGTCGTGAGCGAGAGCCGTGGCTGGGTCCTGGCCTCCCACGCCGCGGTCGCGCTGACCGCGGCACGCACGAGCCGACAGCTGCACGCCGCGCTGGAGAACGCTCGCACGATCGGGCAGGCGGTCGGGATGGTGCGGGCGCGCTACGACATGTCGGAGGAGCAGGCGACCTCGGTCCTGCTGCGGATGTCGCAGGAGAACAACGTCAAGATGTCCGACCTCGCCGAGTCCGTCGTCACGCGGGGCGACCTGTCGGGCTGA
- a CDS encoding cation diffusion facilitator family transporter, which produces MGAGHDHTPAIETGHPGDFRAKLAIVFVITAGVVVTQAVGAWLTGSLALLTDTAHALTDASGLLVALVAGTLMLRPPSPGRTWGYRRIEVIAALAQATLLLVVGAYAAVEGVRRLLDPPTILAGELLVFGVIGLVANVIAIAVLASGRSANFNMRAAFLEVLNDALGSVGVIIAAIVISTSGYLRADAIAALFIAVLILPRAIKLMRETSSVLMEFAPKGLDLDEVHHHILSVEHVREVHDLHASTVATGLPTLTAHVVVDEECFVDGHAAEVLAQVKECVAEHFDVAIHHSTIQVETPTISKDEPRSTKH; this is translated from the coding sequence ATGGGTGCAGGACACGATCACACCCCCGCCATCGAGACCGGCCACCCGGGGGACTTCCGCGCGAAGCTCGCCATCGTCTTCGTCATCACGGCGGGCGTCGTGGTCACGCAGGCCGTCGGCGCGTGGCTCACCGGGAGCCTCGCGCTGCTGACCGACACGGCCCACGCCCTCACCGACGCATCAGGGCTGCTCGTCGCGCTCGTCGCCGGCACATTGATGCTGCGCCCCCCGTCGCCCGGGCGGACCTGGGGCTACCGACGCATCGAGGTGATCGCGGCGCTGGCCCAGGCCACCCTCCTGCTCGTCGTCGGTGCCTACGCGGCGGTGGAAGGCGTGCGCCGCCTCCTCGACCCGCCGACGATCCTGGCCGGGGAGCTGCTGGTCTTCGGTGTCATCGGTCTGGTGGCCAACGTCATCGCCATTGCCGTGCTCGCCTCGGGCCGGTCGGCGAACTTCAACATGCGCGCCGCCTTCCTCGAGGTGCTCAACGACGCCCTCGGCTCGGTCGGCGTGATCATCGCGGCGATCGTCATCTCGACCTCCGGGTACCTGCGGGCGGATGCCATCGCCGCCCTCTTCATCGCGGTGCTCATCCTGCCGCGCGCGATCAAGCTCATGCGCGAGACCTCGAGCGTGCTCATGGAGTTCGCGCCGAAGGGACTGGACCTGGACGAGGTCCACCACCACATCCTGTCCGTGGAGCACGTGCGCGAGGTCCACGACCTGCACGCCTCCACCGTGGCAACCGGGCTGCCCACGCTCACCGCCCACGTCGTCGTGGACGAGGAGTGTTTCGTCGACGGGCATGCCGCCGAGGTACTGGCCCAGGTCAAGGAGTGCGTCGCCGAGCACTTCGACGTGGCGATCCACCACTCGACCATCCAGGTCGAGACACCGACGATCAGCAAGGATGAGCCGCGCTCGACCAAGCACTGA
- a CDS encoding DMT family transporter: MTRSTGTTTAVVAAIGAAALWGTTGTAQALGPEGTQPVVVGTLRIVAGALALALLAVAIRPRSGRAHPTVRAARVPQPVVVLLGGLCVAAYQVCFFEGVARAGVAVGTVVALGTAPLATGLLGLLLSERPRPRWAVATTGAVTGVVLLVAGSAGGAERVDALGIAAAVGAGVSYAGYTVAARTLLLRGVRGLAVVAGLFVTGAVLLLPALFSADLTWLRAPAGWAVVLWLGIGATGVSYVLFQHGLARLSASTVATLSLAEPVTATLLGVLVLRETLSALSAAGIAVALLSLLLVAAPAHRRGRRLGSRSVPSPP, translated from the coding sequence GTGACACGGAGTACGGGGACAACGACAGCGGTGGTGGCCGCCATCGGGGCTGCCGCGCTCTGGGGAACCACGGGCACCGCCCAGGCACTCGGTCCGGAGGGTACCCAGCCGGTCGTGGTGGGAACGTTGCGCATCGTCGCCGGTGCGCTGGCCCTGGCGCTGCTGGCCGTGGCGATCCGGCCCCGGAGCGGCCGGGCCCACCCCACCGTCCGGGCGGCACGGGTCCCCCAGCCGGTCGTCGTGCTGCTCGGCGGCCTCTGCGTCGCGGCTTACCAGGTGTGCTTCTTCGAAGGGGTCGCCCGCGCCGGGGTGGCGGTCGGTACGGTCGTGGCGCTGGGGACCGCTCCTCTCGCAACCGGTCTTCTCGGCCTCCTGCTGTCCGAGAGACCACGTCCCCGGTGGGCCGTGGCGACGACCGGGGCGGTCACGGGTGTCGTCCTCCTGGTGGCCGGATCCGCCGGCGGGGCCGAGCGGGTCGATGCGCTGGGCATCGCCGCGGCCGTCGGCGCGGGTGTGTCCTACGCGGGCTACACGGTCGCCGCCCGCACGCTCCTGCTCCGGGGAGTACGCGGACTGGCCGTCGTGGCCGGCCTCTTCGTCACCGGCGCCGTCCTGCTGTTGCCCGCGCTCTTCTCGGCCGACCTGACGTGGCTGCGTGCCCCCGCCGGGTGGGCCGTGGTGCTCTGGCTCGGGATCGGCGCGACCGGGGTCTCCTACGTGCTCTTCCAGCACGGGCTGGCCCGGCTCTCCGCGAGCACGGTCGCCACCCTCTCGCTCGCCGAACCGGTCACGGCGACCCTGCTGGGAGTGCTCGTCCTGCGTGAGACCCTCTCGGCGCTCTCTGCCGCCGGTATCGCTGTGGCCCTGCTCAGTCTGCTGCTCGTGGCGGCTCCGGCGCACCGCCGTGGACGACGCCTCGGCTCGAGGTCGGTGCCGTCCCCGCCATGA
- a CDS encoding diacylglycerol/lipid kinase family protein, translating into MSIRDALIVANPAARNGETRTLIPVAADILRAHGWSVEVAVTTSAEHAVETAAAGGSDGRLLVALGGDGLLARVAEGAIRSDALVAPLPGGRGCDFIRAVGGSRILDEAASALPFATERRVDVGYAGATPFLGVATVGYDSRANDHANQAPGWLPGGLVYAYGGARALLETRSTSITMTTDGRSRTFAGWSVAIGNSGHYGAGMKVNPDADLDDGELDVTTVEGLPRWKYPMLLPRYFKGTHIDGVDIRAARGREIEVSAPVGQRVYADGDIVGRTPMSFTVRQQALRILV; encoded by the coding sequence ATGAGCATCCGGGACGCCCTGATCGTGGCCAACCCCGCCGCGCGCAACGGCGAGACCAGGACCTTGATCCCGGTGGCGGCGGACATCCTGCGTGCGCACGGGTGGTCGGTCGAGGTCGCGGTGACCACGTCCGCCGAGCACGCGGTCGAGACCGCCGCGGCCGGAGGGTCGGACGGACGGCTGCTCGTCGCGCTGGGCGGCGACGGTCTGCTCGCCCGGGTCGCGGAGGGGGCCATCCGATCCGACGCGCTCGTCGCGCCCCTGCCCGGCGGTCGTGGGTGCGACTTCATCCGAGCCGTCGGTGGCTCCCGGATCCTGGACGAGGCGGCGTCGGCGCTGCCCTTCGCCACGGAGCGAAGGGTGGACGTCGGCTACGCGGGAGCCACCCCCTTCCTCGGCGTGGCCACGGTCGGCTACGACTCCCGCGCCAACGACCACGCCAACCAGGCTCCGGGCTGGCTGCCGGGAGGTCTGGTCTACGCCTACGGCGGAGCCCGGGCCCTGCTGGAGACCCGGTCGACCTCGATCACGATGACGACGGACGGGCGCAGCCGCACCTTCGCCGGGTGGAGTGTGGCGATCGGCAACTCGGGCCACTACGGCGCCGGGATGAAGGTCAACCCGGACGCCGACCTCGACGACGGGGAACTCGACGTCACCACCGTCGAGGGCCTACCGCGGTGGAAGTACCCGATGCTTCTGCCGCGGTACTTCAAGGGCACCCACATCGACGGCGTCGACATCCGCGCGGCTCGGGGACGGGAGATCGAGGTCAGTGCGCCCGTCGGGCAGCGGGTCTACGCGGACGGGGACATCGTCGGTCGGACACCGATGAGCTTCACCGTCCGGCAGCAGGCGCTGCGCATCCTCGTGTAG
- a CDS encoding FAD-binding oxidoreductase translates to MADLTDLPRRSVWHGWGDPAHVKPLPTGGWPLLKFLGGVEPAARETPPVALEDVRLPAVRLTDSARAALAAVVGDEHVSTEHLDRVEHAGGKSYPDLHRLRTGDGSRAPDAVVFPGTSREVSELLAACVEHEVAVVPFGGGTSVVGGVDPVRGRFAAVISLDLRRLNAVTRVDPVSQTAVVQAGARGPEAEAVFQRYDLTLGHFPQSYQQATIGGYLVTRSAGQASSGYGRFEENVVSVTMATPTGDVVLGGRTPANQTAAGPKLLDVVIGSEGLLGVVTEATVQLARRPVIEHQETWALRDTETGFAAFRGLAQELGHGIMPDVSRLSDHNETTTVMAQAGIPGMAGMGLMRARGWRDPALAVFQFEAEDKATLKFRRKRLAALLKRHGAVRMTDSIAEHWMGGRFRGPYQRDHLMDRGVFVETVETATTWDNLQHLHDRVQAAIAESMGRVWVQCHISHLGDGGASLYYTVLASGESDPIAQWERVKTAAGTAMIEAGGTITHHHAVGTDHRRWIGTEIGDGGIRILRAIKAELDPTGILNPGKLLPEEGDRG, encoded by the coding sequence ATGGCTGATCTCACCGACCTTCCGCGGCGCTCCGTCTGGCACGGGTGGGGTGACCCGGCGCACGTCAAGCCCCTGCCCACCGGTGGCTGGCCGCTGCTGAAGTTCCTCGGCGGGGTCGAGCCGGCCGCGCGGGAGACGCCGCCGGTCGCGCTGGAGGACGTGCGCCTGCCCGCGGTGCGCCTGACGGACTCCGCCCGGGCGGCGCTGGCCGCGGTCGTCGGCGACGAGCACGTCTCCACCGAGCACCTCGACCGCGTGGAGCATGCCGGCGGCAAGAGCTACCCGGACCTGCACCGCCTGCGCACCGGCGACGGATCCCGGGCCCCGGACGCGGTGGTCTTCCCCGGCACCTCACGGGAGGTCTCCGAGCTGCTCGCCGCCTGCGTGGAGCACGAGGTGGCGGTCGTCCCCTTCGGTGGCGGCACCAGCGTCGTCGGTGGAGTCGACCCCGTACGCGGCCGCTTCGCCGCGGTGATCAGTCTCGACCTGCGGCGCCTCAATGCCGTCACACGGGTCGACCCGGTCTCCCAGACGGCGGTCGTGCAGGCCGGTGCCCGCGGGCCCGAGGCCGAGGCGGTCTTCCAGCGGTACGACCTGACCCTGGGCCACTTCCCGCAGAGCTACCAGCAGGCCACCATCGGTGGGTACCTCGTCACCCGCAGCGCCGGCCAGGCCTCGTCCGGGTACGGCCGGTTCGAGGAGAACGTCGTCTCGGTGACCATGGCGACCCCGACCGGCGATGTCGTCCTCGGTGGCCGGACGCCGGCCAACCAGACAGCGGCGGGACCGAAGCTGCTCGACGTCGTCATCGGCAGCGAGGGCCTCCTCGGTGTCGTCACCGAGGCCACGGTGCAGCTGGCCCGCCGGCCCGTGATCGAGCACCAGGAGACCTGGGCGCTGCGTGACACCGAGACCGGGTTCGCCGCCTTCCGCGGCCTGGCGCAGGAGCTGGGCCACGGGATCATGCCCGACGTCTCCCGGTTGTCCGACCACAACGAGACGACCACGGTGATGGCGCAGGCCGGGATCCCCGGGATGGCCGGCATGGGGCTGATGCGGGCCCGCGGGTGGCGCGACCCCGCTCTCGCGGTCTTCCAGTTCGAGGCCGAGGACAAGGCCACGCTGAAGTTCCGACGCAAGCGGCTCGCCGCGCTCCTCAAGCGCCACGGCGCGGTCAGGATGACCGACTCGATCGCCGAGCACTGGATGGGGGGCCGCTTCCGTGGCCCGTACCAGCGCGACCACCTGATGGACCGCGGCGTCTTCGTCGAGACGGTGGAGACCGCGACGACGTGGGACAACCTGCAGCACCTCCACGACCGGGTGCAGGCGGCGATCGCCGAGTCGATGGGTCGTGTCTGGGTGCAGTGCCACATCTCCCACCTCGGCGACGGTGGCGCCTCGCTCTACTACACCGTGCTGGCCAGCGGCGAGAGCGACCCCATCGCCCAGTGGGAGAGGGTCAAGACGGCCGCCGGCACCGCGATGATCGAGGCCGGTGGCACCATCACCCACCACCACGCCGTCGGCACCGACCACCGTCGGTGGATCGGGACGGAGATCGGCGACGGCGGCATCCGGATCCTGCGGGCGATCAAGGCCGAGCTCGATCCGACCGGGATCCTCAACCCCGGCAAGCTCCTGCCCGAGGAGGGGGACCGCGGATGA
- a CDS encoding glycerol-3-phosphate dehydrogenase/oxidase codes for MSPRTPSSSLNREQRREALDRLATDRYDVIVVGGGVTGTGAALDAASRGLRTALVERADLASGTSRWSSKLVHGGLRYLAKADVPIAHRSAVERHHLLTRTAPHLVRPLRNIVPDTTVVESLASNAGIVLADGLRRVAGTPGSILPTPSRVSAAGVRALVPAAREGLRGIMYSDGQVEDDARLVTTLARTAAAHGADIVTYVDAEPLDADRVRLTDTLSGTTIDATGHVLLATGVWSGEYEPSIAVTPSRGSHLVLRAERLGFPTAQLSAPVPGHFGRFIFTIPISGDLVLLGLTDEGAPGADPTAPPVPLADETFLLETMSTVLAEPLTRSDVVGRFAGLRPLVTLAGRGEGGASADASRDHLLIDEPGRPITITGGKLTEYRKMAEDAIDAIAIRVGGPVAPCRTTSLPLLGAAPPHLLERVAAPTRLVRRYGTLAPRVTAFAEADPGLAEQVAPGCPTIGAEFTHAVAHEGALTVEDLIERRTRISFVDADVTRATAAAERALALTV; via the coding sequence TTGAGCCCCCGGACCCCGTCCTCCAGCCTCAACCGCGAGCAGCGGCGCGAGGCCCTCGACCGGCTGGCCACCGACCGCTATGACGTCATCGTCGTCGGCGGTGGCGTCACCGGTACCGGCGCCGCGCTGGATGCCGCGTCCCGCGGTCTGCGCACCGCCCTCGTCGAGCGCGCCGACCTCGCCTCGGGCACGAGCCGCTGGAGCAGCAAGCTCGTGCACGGCGGGCTGCGGTACCTGGCCAAGGCCGACGTCCCGATCGCCCACCGCTCGGCGGTCGAGCGCCATCACCTGCTGACCCGGACCGCGCCGCACCTCGTACGTCCGCTGCGCAACATCGTCCCGGACACGACCGTGGTCGAGTCGCTCGCGTCCAATGCCGGCATCGTCCTCGCCGACGGGCTCCGCCGGGTCGCCGGGACCCCCGGCTCGATCCTGCCGACCCCCTCCCGGGTCTCGGCCGCCGGGGTCCGCGCGCTCGTGCCCGCGGCCCGCGAGGGCCTGCGCGGGATCATGTACTCCGACGGTCAGGTCGAGGACGACGCGCGTCTGGTGACCACCCTGGCCCGCACGGCCGCCGCCCACGGGGCGGACATCGTCACCTATGTCGACGCCGAGCCGCTCGACGCCGATCGGGTGCGCCTGACCGACACCCTCTCCGGCACGACGATCGACGCCACCGGACACGTCCTGCTGGCCACCGGTGTCTGGAGCGGCGAGTACGAGCCGTCGATCGCCGTCACCCCCTCCCGCGGGTCCCACCTCGTGCTGCGGGCCGAGCGGCTGGGCTTCCCCACCGCGCAGCTGAGTGCGCCGGTGCCCGGGCACTTCGGCCGCTTCATCTTCACCATCCCGATCAGCGGCGACCTGGTCCTCCTCGGCCTGACCGACGAAGGCGCTCCCGGCGCCGACCCCACCGCTCCCCCGGTCCCGCTGGCCGACGAGACCTTCCTGCTGGAGACGATGAGCACCGTGCTAGCCGAGCCGCTGACCCGGAGCGACGTCGTGGGTCGCTTCGCCGGCCTGCGGCCGCTGGTCACCCTCGCCGGCCGGGGCGAAGGGGGCGCCAGCGCCGACGCCTCCCGCGACCACCTGCTCATCGACGAGCCGGGACGCCCGATCACGATCACCGGCGGCAAGCTGACCGAGTACCGGAAGATGGCCGAGGACGCGATCGACGCCATCGCAATCCGCGTCGGCGGTCCGGTCGCCCCGTGCCGGACCACCTCCCTTCCCCTCCTGGGTGCCGCGCCGCCACACCTGCTGGAGCGGGTCGCGGCCCCCACCCGGCTCGTGCGCCGCTACGGCACGCTCGCTCCCCGGGTGACGGCGTTCGCGGAGGCCGATCCGGGTCTGGCCGAGCAGGTCGCGCCGGGCTGCCCGACCATCGGCGCCGAGTTCACCCACGCCGTCGCGCACGAGGGCGCCCTCACCGTCGAGGACCTGATCGAGCGTCGCACCCGGATCAGCTTCGTCGATGCGGACGTCACACGCGCCACCGCCGCCGCAGAGCGCGCGCTCGCACTCACCGTCTGA
- a CDS encoding TrkH family potassium uptake protein: protein MAQGTMNTHLLNRLVANPARTVMMGFATVIALGTLALWTPLAAETGESTDVLTALFTATSATCVTGLTTVDTATHWSTFGEVTILALIQIGGLGVMSAATLLVMVIGRRLAAPANVLTSAESRAIFHRTPGDVVLGIVWFTLAVEVATTLALSVRLRVAYHDGWSEALYSGLFHAISAFNNAGFALQADSAVPWVEDPWMCVPIMASVMVGGLGFPVWWEVLRHWRQQFRRWTTHARIVLWGSLVLWIGGAGALAAFEWRNEDTLGPLGTGGKFLAAAFQSVAARTAGFNSIDIGALHEESLLLLDGLMFIGGGNAGTAGGIKVSTFALLGFVIWAELRGEPSVRVLRRRLSPENMRQALTVVLLGVGLVGGSTAILLVVTPFTLDAVLFEAISAFGTVGMSTGITGRLPPSGEVILIGMMFLGRLGPLTLGAALALRHRPRRFEVPHERVLVG from the coding sequence GTGGCCCAGGGCACGATGAACACGCATCTGCTGAACCGTCTGGTGGCGAATCCTGCCCGAACGGTCATGATGGGCTTCGCCACGGTCATCGCCCTCGGCACTCTGGCCCTGTGGACGCCACTGGCCGCGGAGACGGGCGAGTCCACCGACGTCCTCACGGCGCTGTTCACCGCGACGTCGGCCACGTGCGTCACCGGTCTGACCACCGTCGACACGGCCACCCACTGGTCGACCTTCGGTGAAGTGACCATCCTCGCGCTGATCCAGATCGGCGGCCTCGGCGTCATGTCGGCCGCGACCCTGCTGGTCATGGTCATCGGCCGCCGGTTGGCCGCCCCGGCCAACGTGCTGACCAGCGCCGAGTCACGCGCCATCTTCCACCGCACCCCGGGCGACGTCGTCCTCGGCATCGTCTGGTTCACCCTGGCCGTCGAGGTGGCGACCACCCTGGCGCTCTCGGTCCGGCTGCGCGTGGCCTACCACGACGGCTGGTCCGAGGCGCTCTATTCCGGCCTCTTCCACGCGATCTCGGCCTTCAACAACGCCGGTTTCGCCCTGCAGGCCGACAGCGCAGTGCCCTGGGTGGAGGACCCGTGGATGTGCGTGCCGATCATGGCATCGGTGATGGTCGGCGGACTCGGCTTCCCCGTGTGGTGGGAGGTGCTGCGGCACTGGCGCCAGCAGTTCCGGCGGTGGACGACACACGCACGGATCGTCCTGTGGGGATCGCTCGTGCTGTGGATCGGCGGCGCGGGTGCCCTGGCCGCCTTCGAGTGGCGCAACGAGGACACGCTCGGCCCCTTGGGCACCGGGGGCAAGTTCCTTGCCGCGGCCTTCCAGTCCGTGGCCGCCCGCACCGCCGGCTTCAACAGCATCGACATCGGCGCACTGCACGAGGAGAGCCTGCTGCTGCTGGACGGACTGATGTTCATCGGGGGCGGCAACGCCGGCACCGCGGGCGGCATCAAGGTCTCGACCTTCGCACTGCTCGGTTTCGTCATCTGGGCCGAGCTGCGCGGCGAGCCCTCCGTGCGCGTGCTGCGCCGTCGGCTCTCCCCGGAGAACATGCGCCAGGCGTTGACGGTGGTCCTGCTGGGTGTCGGCCTCGTCGGTGGGTCGACGGCCATCCTGCTCGTGGTCACCCCCTTCACCCTCGACGCCGTGCTCTTCGAGGCGATCTCGGCCTTCGGCACCGTGGGGATGTCGACCGGCATCACCGGCAGGCTCCCACCGAGCGGCGAGGTGATCCTCATCGGGATGATGTTCCTCGGTCGCCTCGGACCGCTGACCCTCGGCGCCGCACTGGCGCTCCGCCACCGCCCTCGACGCTTCGAGGTCCCCCACGAAAGGGTTCTCGTTGGCTAG